The following proteins are encoded in a genomic region of Coffea eugenioides isolate CCC68of chromosome 6, Ceug_1.0, whole genome shotgun sequence:
- the LOC113776164 gene encoding uncharacterized protein LOC113776164, whose amino-acid sequence MNRVDDDAKETVTSRAVSGDEEGRKRVEKVEVDSPNVDTLKYIERKLIDKGVQRQDRRPIDGIPLGRQHKSGHGGKYTWEGPRDTAENELGAAPPAIDENDPNYGEVSGVAGLVVGELEVPKLAEEGVARIDVDPQLQTNI is encoded by the exons ATGAATCGCGTAGATGATGATGCCAAAGAAACTGTTACGTCCAGAGCCGTAAGCGGAGACGAGGAGGGGCGAAAGCGTGTGGAGAAAGTGGAAGTAGACAGTCCCAACGTGGACACGCTTAAGTACATAGAAAGGAAACTGATTGACAAGGGCGTGCAGAGACAAGACCGTCGTCCTATTGATGGGATTCCGTTAGGCCGTCAGCATAAGTCCGGTCACGGGGGAAAGTATACGTGGGAGGGGCCCAGGGACACTGCGGAGAATGAACTGGGTGCAGCTCCTCCTGCCATAGATGAAAACGATCCAAACTAT GGGGAGGTTAGTGGGGTCGCCGGATTGGTGGTCGGAGAGTTGGAGGTCCCTAAACTTGCTGAAGAAGGTGTGGCTCGGATTGATGTTGATCCTCAATTGCAGACCaatatttag
- the LOC113775820 gene encoding uncharacterized protein LOC113775820, whose translation MKPVVHKDKEKKEKVEIRADCRAEEGRKHVERVQVKTRDVDTLKYIERKLIDKGVQRMERHPADGLPLKHDPKKGHGGKYSWEGPDEEFMNELQAAPAIDEKDPNYVDEEAEARLVKPGESAAGDDDDEGGVVVGEVEAPKLAEEGVARIEVHPHSTG comes from the coding sequence ATGAAGCCCGTCGTTCACAAGGACAAGGAGAAGAAGGAGAAAGTGGAAATCAGAGCGGATTGCAGAGCTGAAGAAGGGAGAAAGCACGTGGAAAGGGTCCAGGTGAAGACCCGTGATGTCGATACCCTCAAGTATATCGAAAGGAAGCTGATTGACAAAGGGGTGCAGAGAATGGAGCGCCACCCTGCAGATGGGCTGCCGCTGAAGCATGATCCCAAGAAGGGACATGGAGGGAAATACTCGTGGGAAGGCCCTGACGAAGAGTTCATGAATGAGCTGCAGGCCGCCCCAGCCATTGATGAGAAGGATCCTAATTATGTGGATGAAGAGGCAGAGGCGAGGTTGGTGAAGCCGGGAGAAAGCGCTGCTGGTGATGACGATGATGAGGGAGGAGTGGTGGTGGGTGAAGTCGAGGCTCCCAAGCTTGCTGAGGAAGGGGTGGCAAGGATCGAAGTTCATCCTCATTCGACGGGTTGA